Genomic window (Candidatus Wallbacteria bacterium):
TCCGCGATCTTACTTATATCAACAGTTCCGGGATCGGACTACTGGTAAAGATTCTCAGGGAAGTGAATGGAGCCGGTGGTGAACTCCGCCTCTGCAGCCTGCAGCCTGCGATTCTGGAAGTATTTAAAATAACCAATCTAAACCAGGTTTTCAAGATTTTCAGCACTGAAGAAGAAGCACTGGTCTAAAAGCTCTTATGATATTCCGATTGAGTAATGTCATCCTGAGTTCCGAATTTTTTATCCGGCCCTCCTGATCTGATAGTCAGATAATATTCCCCGATATAAACATCCACAGCTGTTTCCCCGTTGACGCCTGAACGGCTTCCCGCTTTTGTGGTGTTGATTTCCACCCTGAAATCCCTGTCCCAGCTGTCTTTTGGGATAAAATTG
Coding sequences:
- a CDS encoding STAS domain-containing protein, translating into MTLTTEIIEKGNYIICYLNGRIVYETENLLKQAVEEILHQKMKKNIIMNFRDLTYINSSGIGLLVKILREVNGAGGELRLCSLQPAILEVFKITNLNQVFKIFSTEEEALV